CGACGTCGACGCGCCGATGGACCACCGCCGCATCCAGGCGCTGGTGACCGAGGCCGGCACGCTCCTCGAGGGCGTGCACCTCGACCAGCGCGAGGACGAGTGGGTCGGTGCCCGGCCGTGCACGTCCGACGGGCTCCCGCTCGTCGGCGCCACGAACGACCCCCGGGTCTTCGTCTCCGGGGGCCACGGGATGTGGGGGATCACGCTGGGCCCGGTCACCGGCAGGCTGCTCGCCGAGCAGATCGTCACCGGCGTACGCCCCGAGCCGCTGCGCGCGGTCGACCCGCTGCGCTGAGAATCAGCGCTCGGCGGCGTCGGCTCGGGCGCGCGCGATCTCGAGGCGTACGGCCAGCCGTTGGGCGGCGTCGTCGAGGTCGATCGGGCAGGTCTCGGCCAGCCTGGCCAGCCGGTAGCGCACCGTGTTCGGGTGCACGCCGAGCGCGCGGGCGGCCCGGCCGACCTCACCCCAGTGGTCGAGGACGGCCTCGAGGGTCGTCAGCAGCGTGGCGTCGGCGCCCGGCGCGGTGAGGCCGGCGACAGGGGAGACGAGCGGCATCCGGGCCATGCCCCCGAGGGCGCGACCGAGCACCAGCTCGGGCCAGCAGTCTTCGACCGACGCCACCGCGTGGCGCGCGCCCTCGAGGCCGATGGTGGACAGCTCGGCGGCCTCGGTGCGCGACCGGGGCAGGTCGGCGAGCGTCTCCACCGCGGAGCCGAGGCGCAGCCCGACCGAGGGGCTGCGTACGGACTCGGCGCGCACCAGGTCGGTGAACCAGTCGTGGCCGCCGGGGCCCGTCGAGCTGTCGAGCACCGCATAGAGCAGCCCGTCGAGGTCGACCACGACCGGCTGCCGCCACCCGTGGCGCCGGGCCAGGATCACCCACAGCTCGGCCCGCGCGTCGAGGCCCAGGCCCTCCGGTCCGAGGAGCGCGGCGACCCGCCACGGCTCGGACCCGAGCCATTCCGGCCGGTCGGAGGTCTCTTCGCGCAACGCGGTGCGGACGTGGTCGAGCTGCGTCTGACGGTGCAGCTCGGTGTGGGCACGCAGGCGCAGCAGATAGAGGGCGATCACCTCGACGGCCGCCCGCAGCTCGCCCGCGCGCGTGGTTCGCGGAGGAGCGTCGACCACGGCCCAGATCGAGCCGAGCCACTCGCCGCCGGCACGCACCGGGATGACGTAGCGAGGCCGAGCCCCGGAGTCGACCGCGGGCACGAAGAGCGGCTCGTCGGAGCGGGCCAGATGACGGAAGACGCCGACGGAGCGGAAGTGGTTGCGCACCTCCCGCGGCACCCGCCGGGCGACGATGGTCGACATCCGCGCCTGGTCGACGTCCTCCTGGCCGGTGGAGTAGGCGAGCACGCGCGAGGTGGCGTCCTCGACGGTGACGGGCGCGCCGACGAGCGCACTGACCTTGTCGGCCATATCGAACAGGTCGGAGTAGAGGTTGTCGGCCGGCTCCTGGCTCCGCCCGGTGTGCGCGGCCTCGAGCGCCTTCCGAAGCATCGCCATCACCGGCGACCACGGCGACTGGTCGGGCACTGCCAGCAACGGGACCCCGCGGACCGCGCAGCGTCGCCGCACCTCGTCGAGGTCGGCCCAGGTGCGTCGAAGCACCAGGGCTGCCGCGTCGTGGGCCTTGTCGACGATCTCGAGGGCGTCGTCCGGCGAACGTACGCCCACGGCGAGCACCACGTCGCCCTGCTCGACCTGCACCGGTCCGGTGGCCTCGACCAGCTCCACGCCGAGCACGGGCCGGGCCTCCCCGGGCTGGGCCAGCTCGGCGAAAGCAGGTGCGACCGCCTGCGCCAGGTCTGCTGCGGTGATCATCCGGTCACTGTGCCACGAGGCCGAGGCGCTCGGTGGGGAGGCGGCGCGGGCTCACGCGCCCGCGGCGGCCTGGTGGAGCGTACGGATCTCCTCGACCAGCTCGGGCACGGGCCCGACCGCTTCGACAGCGGGTGCGACCTCGCCGATCGCGAGCGGCAGCACCGGTGACTCGGCCGCGCCCCAGCCGGCTCGCCACTGCGTCAGCTGCTCGGAGGAGGCGATGTAGACGACCCGGCCGACGCCGGACCAGCCCTGCCCCGCCGCACACATCGGGCAGTGCTCGCCGGAGGTGTAGATCGTCGCGCCCGCACGCGCCTCCGGATCGAGGTTGAGGGCTGCCCAGCGGGCGAGGGCGATCTCCGGATGGGCCGTCGGGTCGCCGGTCGAGTGCTCGCGGTTGCGGTCCTCCCGGAGCGCGTTGCCGACAGCGTCGGCCAGGACCGACCCGAACGGCCCGTCACCGTCGGCCAGCGCCTCGGCGGCCAGCTCCAGGCAGCGTCGCAGGTGGGCCATGTCGGTCGGGGTGATCTCGGTGCTGGGCTGGTCGTTGGTCACCGCTCCAGTCTGCGGCCGGCCGCTGCGTACGTCGCGTTATTTCGGAGCGGTCAGCCGGCCTTGATCGCAGCGCACGCGATCCGGTCTCCGGCGTCGCCGGTCTTGGTCGTGTCCTCGTCCGGCCCCTCGGGGGCATACCTCTCCGGGACGTTGGCGTAGTTGTCACGGTCCGCGTGGATCATGAACGCGCTGCCGTCGTCATCCTGGAGCTCCTCGAGGGTGAACGGGCCCGTGAACTCCAGGCTCGCGTTGCCGTCGTCGTCGACGAGGAGCGCCGGCAGGTCGCCGAGGTGGTCGCCGTGCTCGCTCTCGTCGGGGTTGAGGTGGCCGCCCGCGGAGAGGAAGTCGCCGGTCTTCGACGGGTCGTCGGGTGCCGCGCTGTCGGCCTCGCACTTGCCGGTCGTGTGCACGTGGAAGCCGTGGTAGCCGGCCTTCAGACCGCTCGCCTCGACGCTGATCTGCAGGGTGCCGTCGTCCTCGTCGATCTCGACGGTGCCGACCCGTTTCCCGTCAGGGTCGGCGAGCTTGGCGCTCACCTCGCCGCGGTCGGTGGCGCCGGAGTCCGACGCCCCTCCGCAGGCGGTGAGCGCCAGCACGCCACAGGCGGCCAGGGCAGCGGTCGATACGAGCCGGGACATGGGATACCTCCACGAGAACGGGATCCGGTCACTGCCACCGTACAGCCGGTCACAGCCCGAGCTCGGTGAGCCTTCGCGAGATCCGGGAGTCGGTGGAGATGACAGGTGACCCGTCGGCAACCCAGGCCTCGCCGTCGAAGTAGCGGGTCACGATGTGCTCGCTGATCCGGGTGACCATCGCCTGCATCGTCAGCGTCGGGTTGGGTCCGCCCACCGAGTTGGGCAGGGCGGAGTTGTCGGCGACGAAGAGCCGCTTGACCGCCCGGGTCTCGCCGCTGTGGTCGACCACCGAGTCGTCCTCGGAGTCACCCATCCGCATCGTCGAGTGCACGTGCAGGGGGAGCGCCGGCCAGTCCATCCGATAGACCTTCTTCGCGCCGGCGCCCTTCAGCAGCCGGGCAGCCTCGTGCGCGAGGAACTCGCGGTTGCGTCGGCTCCGGGAGGTGCGGTGCCGGTTGTCGAACCGGACCTTCGGGATCGGGCCGTTCTCGTCGGCGGGCAGGGTCGAGAGAGTGACCCGGTTGATCGGGGAGACGTCGTCGTCGACGATGCTGACGACGTTGAGGATGTTGTCGAGACCGTGCGAGAGCACGTCCTTCAGCTCCGGACCGACCAGCCGGCCGGTGGTGCCGTCCCAGGGGCCGGTCATACCGCGGCCGTTGGAGTACTGGTCGCGGATCCCGCTGTCGGAGAAGGTCATCGTGAACGCCTCGATGCCCGGCATCAGGCCGACGTTCATGTTCATCCCGTAGCCGGGGTATTCGGTGCGCGCCGCGGACGCCGGCCCCTTCGAGCTGCCGACGTTCTCGTCGAAGAGACCGAAGGTCCAGTCCAGGTAGTGGTCGGTGAACCCGCGCCCGACCCAGTCGTTGGGGTTGGGCAGGTCGCTGTTGAACCACAGCCGCGGGTTCTCCACGGCTCCACCGGACATCACGACGACCTTCGCGTCCTCGGTGTGCACCATGCCGGTCGGGTTGTCCAGCCAGGTCACGCCGGTCGCGGTCAGCTCGCCCTTGACCTTTTCGGTACGGATCTTGGTGACCGTCGCGTCCGTGACCAGCCCGACGGCCTTGCCGCCGGAGGCCCAGGACTCGGCGGTGAGCGCCATCGGCATGTAGCTGTTGTCCGTCGAACGCTTCGCGACCAGGTTGCGCGGCGCCTTGTCGGGCGATGCGCACCCCTGGAAGCAGTGTCCGCAGAAGGTGCAGCCGGTCGCCTGCGGATACTTCAGCAGGTTGGCGTCGTTCGTCCGGCCGGCGGTGCCGCCCGGCTGGAGGATCGCGTTCTCCTGCGGACGGTAGGACGCCTCGAGCGTCGTCTTCGTCTTCTGGACCGGAAGGCCGAGGGTCTCGCAGCCCTGGAGGTAGACCGACTCCTTGGTGCCGACGGCCGCCGTCTGCACGGGCAGGGTGGTCTCCACCCACTCGTAGTAGGGCACCAGGTCGGCATAGGAGAACGGGAAGCGGTGGTCGACGTCGTACAGGGCGGCGTCGGGGCCGTCGTACCCGGTGAAGACCCCGGGGTAGGCCCGTGGGCTGTTGCCGAAGTAGTGCTGCGTCGTGCCGCCGACGCCGGAGACCTGCCACAGGAAGGAGTTCTGCGGCAGCTCGCGGTAGGCCGCGGGCTTGGTGCGGTCCTCCTGGCCGACCCGGAGGTAACCGGTCAGCGGGTTGTTGGCATCGTTCTCGAGGCGGCTCCACTGCTCGCGCGGTTTGGCGTGCCGCGGCCCACCCTCGATCACGAGTACGTCCAGGCCTTGAGCGGCGAGCTCCTTGGCGGCGACCGCGCCGCCACCGCCGGCACCGATGATGATCACGTCGCGCATCAGAGGGGGCTCACTTTCTGTCGTCCCTGGTAGTAGCCCTTGAACTCGTCCCAGCCGTCCATGCTCCCGGGGTCGTACTTCGCCAGACCCCAGCCGAGGGGTGGCTTGGCGACGGTCAGGGTGGCGGCGTCGAACGTCGACCACTCGGAGTAGGCGCCGAACGCCGAGAACTCCAGCAGGGCGCCGGCGATGAACTGCAGGATGCCCGACACGGACCCCTTCAGCGGCTCGGGCAGCTCGCGGTCGATCGAGCCGACGAGCTGCGGGTCGGCCTGCTCCAAGAGCTCGAAGACCTCGGCCTTCTTCGCGAAGGACAGCCGGGAGAACGGTGAGAGGTGCGGCCCGGCCGCCGACCCGGGATCGACCCGTACGGCCTGTGTGTTGAGGAGGAGCGCGATCACCGCGGACAGCGGCAGCGCCGAGTCGTTGCGGAGCAGCACCTTGACCACGTCGTCGAGATCGGCGAGCAACGAGTTGGTCACCACCGGGATCGCAGGCGGCACCACGATCGGTACGTCGGCGAGACCGTTGGCGAGCGCCCGGCCGACCGCGGCGGCGACCTGGTCCGACATCGGCACGTAGTTGTCGAGGGACTCGATGAGGAAGTCCGGAGTCCTGGCCTCCATCGCGCCGGGCTCCTCGCGCGGCGTTCCCTGGGTCCTCGAGTAGGCGTCGGGACCGGGCACCACGAAGACCGCGAGTCCGTTGAGCGTGTCCCGGGCGATGGCCGCCAACAGCTTGGCGACCTGGTCGACCAGTGGATCGGCCGGTGACCCGCTGGTGACGGCCCTCGCGACACCGGGCACCGCGGTGCCGGCCGCGGCCAGGGCGCCCAGCACCCCGACACGGGTCAGAAAGAAGCGACGATCGACGTGCGGTGTCTCCATGACACATACCTCCGAGCTCGATACGCATCTCACAGTGCCACCGCGATCGGGCCGTCGGCATCAGTGACACGCACAGAGTTGGCGGAGCCAAACTGTGCTGGCGCACAGCTGGAGGTCGTCGATTCAGGACGCGAGCAGTGCGAGTCTCAGCAGCATCTGGTCGTCACCGTCGTCGAGGCGGCAGCCGGTCAGATCCTCGATCTGCTTGAGGCGGTAGACCACGGTGTTGCGGTGACAGTGCATCTCGGTCGCGGTCGCCGAGGTCGACCTGTTGTTGGCGAACCACCGGCCCAGGGTCTCCAGCAGCGACTCCTGCTTGTCGAGGGGGAGCGAGAGCAGGTCGCCCAGTGCGCGGGACCGGATCCGGTCGGCGATCGGTCGGTTCGCGGCGACCAGCACCTGGGGAAGCCTCTCGGTCAGCGCGGCGACGCCCGGCTTCTCGGCGGGCAGGCTGGCCAGGACGAGCTCGGCCATCCGGAACTCGGTGACCACGTCGGCAAGGCCCACCGTCTCCTGGGAGACACCGACCCAGCCGTCGACGATCGACGAGAGCCGACCCACCAGCTGCGTGACGGTCGCCTGTCCCAGCTCGACGAGCCCGATCTCGCGGTCCGCACGCAGGCGCCACTCGGACCGGAACCCGGCGGCGGCGAGGGCGGCGCCTGGCGACGGGGGAGGCCCCGGTGAGGCGCGGTGCCGGATCACGACGACCGCGATCCGTGCCGCCGAGGTCAGCTCCAGGATGCGCATCGCCTCGGCGGCGAAACCCGGGTCTGCCGCGCGCCCCTCCAGCAGCCCGTCGAGGATCGCCTGCCTGCGTTCGATGTCGCGCCGCTTGGCCTCGAGCTCTCGGGTGCGGTATTCGTCGGCGACCGCGGTCGACATCAGGTCGATCAGCTGCATGACCTGGACGGCACTGTCCAGGAGCTCGTCCAGCAGCTCGGGGGCCCGGGAGCGGGCCTCGTCGAGGATCGCGGCCCAGATCACCTCGGTGCCGAGGCGGTAGGCGTGCAGGACGGACTCGAGCGGGAAGCCGGCGTCGGCTCGGCGCCGCGCGGTGATCTGGGCGGCGTCGAAGACGTCCACGCCCGGCGGTATCCGGTCGGCCAGCGACTGGAGGGAGCGCACCATGTTGTCGCGACACGACCGCAGCAGCTCCTCAGCCGCGATCAGGTCGGTGGTCGCGTAGCGCTCGTCCTTGATGAGGAGCGTGTCGCGCAGCACCGTGCCGAGCTCCTCGGCACGCGGCAGCAGGCGCTCCGCCAGTGCGCGGGTGATCGCCAGGGGCTGGGGGACGGGGACGGGTGGCGGCGGTGTTTCACCAGTCGGCTGGCGGGACATGTGCTGGAGGCTACCAACGCGACGCTCCGTGTCTTCCTGAGGTCGTTTGTGCAATCAGCACAGGGCCGTGTGGCTGTCGTCACCGGTGTGGCCCGCCCCGGTTGCGGCCGGGACGGGCCGATTCCGGCCGCCTAGGCCGAGGCCACGTCCGGGACGGGCCGCGCAGCCCGGCCGCTGCGCAGGAAGGCCAGGGCGACGGCGGAGACGGCGACGACGACGGCAGCACCGATGTAGAGATGCACCGGGGTCCAGGACGAGTCGAGCAGGCGCCCGGCGAGCATCGGCGACAAGATCGCTCCGATGCGGCCGATGCCGATCGCCCAGCCCATGCCGGTGGTGCGGATCTCGGTGCCGTAGACCGCCGGCGTGATCGTGTAGAGCCCGGCGATGCAGCCGTTGATCAGCGCGCCGACGACGACGCCGATGATCAGCGCGACCGTGAGCAGGGCGGTGCTGGTGATGAAGACGACCATGGTCAGCGACGAGAGCACCGTGAAGCCGATGAGCACCAGGCGATTGTCGAGCCGGGAGGCGACGACGCCGTAGAGAACAGAGCCTGCCGTGCCGCCCAGCGCCAGCATCATGCCGGCGGTGACCGCGTCGGCCTCCGACATCCCCGAGGTCACCAGCAGCTGCGGGGTCCAGCTGTTGACGAAGTAGAAACCGAACATCGTGGCCAGGAAGGCGACCCAGATCAGCAGGGTGGAGCGACGCAGCTCGGAGCCGAGCAGCACGCCGGGGTTGCCGCTCCGGCGCCGGGCTGTCGTGACCGGTGCGGTGCCGAGCGAGTCGGCGGTGACAGCAGGCTGGCCCAGCCGCCCGAGGATCCGGTTGATCCGCTCCACGGCCTGACGCGGTCGGCGCTGGACGAGGAAGTCGACCGACTCGGGCAGCAGCATCACGAGGAGAACCAGCGCGACCCCGGTCGCGACGCCACCGGCGACGAAGACGCTGCGCCAGCCGAGATCGGTCAGCATGCCGCGGGCCGCGATGCCGCCCAAGGTGGCACCGATGCCGTATCCGGCCGTGTAGATCCCGATCGCCAGACCCCGCCATCGGGAGGAGGAGTATTCGCTCGCGATCACGTTGGTGCTGGCCAGGATGCCGCCCACGCCGAGCCCGGTGACGACCCGAGCGAGGCCGAGCAGGATCGCGGACGGAGCGGCCGCCGAGAGCAGCATGCCGAGCGTCGCCAGACCGACGCTGACCAGGATCAGCGGCCGACGGCCGATGACGTCGGCGACCGGGGCCAGGGCCAGCGAGCCGACGGCCATGCCGACGAGCCCGGCGCTCAGCAGCAGGCCGAGCTCCGAGCCGCTCAGCGCGAACTCCTCGGTCAGCGAGGAGGCCGTGAAGGCCATCGCCATCACGTCGAATCCGTCCAGACAGTTCAGCAGGACGCAGAGCGCGACGACCATCCACTGGTACGGGGTCATCGCGGCGGCGTCGATGCGCGCACGAAGGTTCATCTCGGGTCTCTTTCGGTGTGGGGTTTCACGGAAGGTGGAGGGTCACGGCGGCGGGGTCGGCCGAGCCCGACCCCGACTCGCCGCGGGCTGCTCGCGCCACGCAGAGGCACAAGGAGGCGTACGTCTCCTTCTGCTGCCGGCTCAGGAACACGTCGCGGTGGTCGATGCGGCCGCTGACGTCGAGGACCTTGACCTGGCAGATCCCGCACTCGCCCTTGCGGCAGTCCCACATCACGTCGACGCCGGCGTCCTCGAGCGCGTCGAGCATCGAGCTGTCCTTGCCGACGCTGACCGAACGGTCGAGCTGGGGGAGGTGTACGACGAACTCCTCGGCCGCCCAGGCGCCGCTGCTGCCGAAGGTCTCGAACCGCAGGTTGGGTTCGGGCAGCTCGCGGGCCACCCAGGCGCGGCGGATCGCGTCCATCAGCCGGATCGGCCCGCACATGTACATCTCGGTCCGGGCCGCTGCCGGCGAGCCGGCGATCTCGCCGACGAGCGTCTCCACGTCGAGGTGTACGTCCTCGTCGTCGACGAACACGCGGACGCGGTCGCCGTGCGTCTCGACGAGCTCGTCGAGGTAGGCCATGACGCGGCGGCTGCGCCCGGCCAGGACGAGGGTGTAGTCGGCGCCGCGGCGGCGCAGGGCGTCGGCCATCGCGACCAGCGCGGTGACGCCGATCCCGCCGGCGACCAGCACGTAGCGGTCCGCGCCGACGCCGAGCGGGAAGCTCTGGACGGGGCCGGTCATCTCGACCACGTCGCCGACCTCGAGCCCGTGCATGTGGCGCGACCCGCCGCGAGACGACGCGGCGAGCTGCACGCCGAGGGTGATCCGGCGGCCGCCGTCCTCGGAGCGCAGGACCGAGTAGGACCGCTTCCGCACGTGGCCGTCGAGCTCGAGCCGGAGGTCGACATGGGTGCCGGGCGCGGCGTGGACGGGACGGTCGGGGGCGAGCACGACGCGGCGTACGCCTTTGGCGAGGTCGGAGGTCTCGACCACACGGCCCTGCTGCCACCAGGTCTGGGTGTTCACTGCCATGGCGGCGGCCTCACTTCGCCGCCGCGGCAGAGGGGAGGCCCTCCGCCTGCAGCATGCGGTCCAGGATCCGGCGCACCCACATCCCGCCGGCGTCGATGTTGAGGCTGTAGAACTCGTGGTCCGGGTTGGCGTCGATCGCGCTCTGCTGGGCGGCGAGCATCTCCTCGTCCTCGCCGAAGACGCCGTGGACGCCCTGGCGCAGCTGGGTGGTGATGGTCTGGCTCTCCAGGCGGTAGTTGCGCATGAAGGCCCAGAAGTAGTGCGACGTGCGCGCGGTCTCCGGGGTGATCGTGTTCATCACGAACCCGTTCACGCCCTGGCTGCGGTCACCCTCGGGGGCGCCGGTGCCGGCCTTGGCGACGCCGACGTCGATGCAGATCGTCGAGGGCGCCTCGAAGTGGATGATCTGCCAGCGGTCGACCTTCCCGGAGAAGCCGGGGAACTTGTCGCGCATGTTCTTCAGCCAGAACGGGGGCGCGTCGATGTTGCGCATCCAGCGGGTGACGGTCACGCCACGATCCGTGTGGCTCACGTCGAACTCGGCCTCGGAGAGCTCGTCCTGCCCGATGCTCGAGCTGTGCACGAACTCCTCGTGGGTGAGGTCCATCAGGTTGTCGAGCACGAGCTGGTAGTTGCAGGGCGCGTAGATCGTCTCGCCGTCGCCGGCCCAGTCGGGGGAGTCCATCTGGTGCATGTCGGGCACGCTGGCGGGGTCGGCGAGATCGGGGTCGCCCACCCAGACCCACACGTAGCGATGACGTTCGACGACCGGGTAGGACGGGACGGTCGCGCTCGGGTTGATCGTCTCCTGGGCGGGCATGCTCGTGCAGCGGCCGGCCGAGTTGTAGCGCAGGCCGTGGTAGGGGCACTGGATCTCGTCGCCGAACAGCTTCCCCTTCGACAGCGGCGCCAGGCGGTGCCAGCACGCGTCGGCCATCGCCACCGCACGACCCTCGCTGTTGCGCCACAGCGCCAGCGGGCGGTCGGCCACGGTGCGGGCGAGCGGCTGCTTCCCGGTGACCTCGTGGTCCCAGGCCGCGACGTACCAGGTGTTGCGGGGGAAGTTGAAGATCTTGCTGGCGGCGGTCGTCGGAGCAGCGGGATCGATGGGACGAGCGACGGCGGTGGTCATGGCGACTCCCTATGGGGATAGGTGTTGTGGTGCTGATCACAAACTAACTATCAATATAGGTAGTGGCAAGGGGTTGGCCGCCGGAAGTCCTCGCCGGAGCTGCCGGGTAGGCTCGCCGAGTCCGCCGTGCTGGAGAGGGGTCGCGATGTCGTTGAGGTACGCGCTGCTGGCGCTGCTCACCTCACGCCCGATGACGGGCTACGACGTCTCCAAGCAGTTCAGCCAGTCGGTCGCCCATGTCTGGCACGCGCCCGACTCGCAGATCTATCCGGAGCTGAACCGGATGGAGCGCGACGGCCTGCTCGAGTCCACCGTGGTGCCGTGGGGCAAGAAGGGCACGAAGAAGGAGTACGCCGTCACCGAGGCCGGGGTGACGGCCTTCCGGGAGTGGATGGACGCGCCGGTCGAGATCCGCCGGCAGCGGGAGCCCGCCTACCTCAAGGCGGCGTATCTGGAGTGGGCCGAGCCCGACGCCGCACGCGCCGAGCTCACCAAGTTCCGCGACTACTGGACCGAGCACATGGCCATGCTCGAAGTCACCCGGGCGACGCTCGTCGACCGCAGCCACCCCACCCTGGCCCGGCGCCTCGATCACTACGACGCCGGCCAGTGGGACCGGATCGTGCGCTACAAGATCTTCGCCTACGACGGCCTCATCGATCAGGCACGCAGCGCGATCGCCTGGGCCGAGCGCGGGCTCCTGCTCGTCGACGAGCTGGAGGGCGCGGCGGACGGCTGAGCCGCCCTCCTCAGCGCTTGACGGCCGAGTGGACGCAGACCATTCCCTGCAGGAACCCGTGGTGGCGTACGTCGCTGAAACCGGCCCTCTCCAGGGCCGCGGCGAGCGGGGCGGGGCGGAGGAAGGCCAGCGTCGACTCCTGGAGGAAGCCGTAGTCGCCGGGGTCGCTCCCGATGAGGCGGCCCACGATCCGGGGCCAGCGGCCGCCGACGACGCGGGCGGCCGAGCCGAGCGGGCCCTCGCGGCCGGGTCCGGTCTCGAGCGCGACCAGGCGCCCGCCCGGCTTGAGCACGCGCCACTGCTCGCGGAGCGCGGCGTCGAGGTCGTCGACGAGGTAGCGGAGCAGGTAGCCGTGGGTGATCACGTCGAAGGAGGCATCGTCGAACGGCAGGGTGTGCGCATCCATCTCCATCCATTCGATGGTGTCGGCGCTGGGCTGCCGGCGGGCGACGGTGAGCATCTCCGGGGTCAGGTCGGCGGCGACGATCCGGGCCGTCGGCTGCCGCCGGCGAGCATCGAGGGCGAGCTGGCCGGTGCCGGTCGCGAGGTCGAGGAGCTCCTCGTCGGGGCCCAGGGCCGCGAGCCGCTGGATCAGACGTCGCCAGCGGCGGTCCATGCCGCCTGTCATCAGGGTGTTGCCGAGCTCATAGCTCGGCGCGACCCGGGTGAACATCTCGCGAACCTGCTGGGGCGCGAGCTCGGGCATCTGTCCGTCCGGCACGACCGGTCACCTCCTGGGAAGACTCCAGCCGACGTCTGGAGAGTGTTCCCCAGTTCTACCCTCTCCGCGGCGATGAGCCGTGGTCGGCGACGATCTCAGCACCCTGACGACACGCGGTCAGGAGCGTCCCGCACTCATCGGTGCTCAGACCGCGCGAGGGTGCTGCGCCAGCGCCCGGTCGTAGGCTTCCCAGGCCCGCCACGACTCCAGGGCCCGCTCTCCTTGCGGTTTGAGACCGTCGACCTTGTGGTAGGAACCGCCGCTGGCGTACTGCGACTCCCGGCCGGTCACCAGCGAGAGCAGCATCGGGAGCACGCTCTCCTCGGTCACCGTGATGGTGCCGACGCGAAAGGTCTGCCGCACCCACTCGGCTCGCCGCTCGGAGCCCAGCACGAGCACCACCGGCAGCTCGAGGGCGCGGTCGATCGCGTCGAGGATCGGCCCCAGCCCCTCCGGCACCCACCGCTCGCCGTCGGGCGGTGCGAGCTCGCGGGTGCCGTCGTTCGAGTACGCAGGGAGCTGGCCGGTCAGCGGCCCGGCGATCTTCTGGGAGCCCGTGCCCGGCGAGGGCGGCGTCGGCTCCGGGGCGGGCGCCGGGGCGATGTCGGCGGTCGCCTGCGTGCCGGCCTTCCGGCGCGCCCGGATCGCGGGGATCTTCATGCTGAACGTGAAGCTGCCGGTGCGGGTGGTGGGGTCGATGTGGCGGCCGGGCGCCGGCTCCGGTGCCTGGCCCACGACGGGCGCCGGAGCGGGGTCGGGTGTCGGTGCGGACGCGGGTGTCGTCGCCGTCGTGATCAGGCCGGCGGCATGCTTCCCGTGCGCGCGCACCGAGCCGTCGGCGGCGAGCTCGAAGAGCGCCACCCCGATCCTGTCGGCCCAGGCGACGGCGTCGTCGGTGAAGCCGGCGCGGCTGTAGAGCGCGACGGTGCGAGCCGCGTAGGCGTGGCCGGCGCCGCGGACGGCACAGACGCTGCGGGCGTCGGTCGCCGATCGGGTCAGCACGACCTGGGCGACGACGACGTTGTCGGGTCGGCCACCGATGATGTCGACGT
The sequence above is drawn from the Nocardioides albertanoniae genome and encodes:
- a CDS encoding PucR family transcriptional regulator codes for the protein MITAADLAQAVAPAFAELAQPGEARPVLGVELVEATGPVQVEQGDVVLAVGVRSPDDALEIVDKAHDAAALVLRRTWADLDEVRRRCAVRGVPLLAVPDQSPWSPVMAMLRKALEAAHTGRSQEPADNLYSDLFDMADKVSALVGAPVTVEDATSRVLAYSTGQEDVDQARMSTIVARRVPREVRNHFRSVGVFRHLARSDEPLFVPAVDSGARPRYVIPVRAGGEWLGSIWAVVDAPPRTTRAGELRAAVEVIALYLLRLRAHTELHRQTQLDHVRTALREETSDRPEWLGSEPWRVAALLGPEGLGLDARAELWVILARRHGWRQPVVVDLDGLLYAVLDSSTGPGGHDWFTDLVRAESVRSPSVGLRLGSAVETLADLPRSRTEAAELSTIGLEGARHAVASVEDCWPELVLGRALGGMARMPLVSPVAGLTAPGADATLLTTLEAVLDHWGEVGRAARALGVHPNTVRYRLARLAETCPIDLDDAAQRLAVRLEIARARADAAER
- a CDS encoding nucleoside deaminase, whose amino-acid sequence is MTNDQPSTEITPTDMAHLRRCLELAAEALADGDGPFGSVLADAVGNALREDRNREHSTGDPTAHPEIALARWAALNLDPEARAGATIYTSGEHCPMCAAGQGWSGVGRVVYIASSEQLTQWRAGWGAAESPVLPLAIGEVAPAVEAVGPVPELVEEIRTLHQAAAGA
- a CDS encoding superoxide dismutase family protein, encoding MSRLVSTAALAACGVLALTACGGASDSGATDRGEVSAKLADPDGKRVGTVEIDEDDGTLQISVEASGLKAGYHGFHVHTTGKCEADSAAPDDPSKTGDFLSAGGHLNPDESEHGDHLGDLPALLVDDDGNASLEFTGPFTLEELQDDDGSAFMIHADRDNYANVPERYAPEGPDEDTTKTGDAGDRIACAAIKAG
- a CDS encoding GMC oxidoreductase, whose translation is MRDVIIIGAGGGGAVAAKELAAQGLDVLVIEGGPRHAKPREQWSRLENDANNPLTGYLRVGQEDRTKPAAYRELPQNSFLWQVSGVGGTTQHYFGNSPRAYPGVFTGYDGPDAALYDVDHRFPFSYADLVPYYEWVETTLPVQTAAVGTKESVYLQGCETLGLPVQKTKTTLEASYRPQENAILQPGGTAGRTNDANLLKYPQATGCTFCGHCFQGCASPDKAPRNLVAKRSTDNSYMPMALTAESWASGGKAVGLVTDATVTKIRTEKVKGELTATGVTWLDNPTGMVHTEDAKVVVMSGGAVENPRLWFNSDLPNPNDWVGRGFTDHYLDWTFGLFDENVGSSKGPASAARTEYPGYGMNMNVGLMPGIEAFTMTFSDSGIRDQYSNGRGMTGPWDGTTGRLVGPELKDVLSHGLDNILNVVSIVDDDVSPINRVTLSTLPADENGPIPKVRFDNRHRTSRSRRNREFLAHEAARLLKGAGAKKVYRMDWPALPLHVHSTMRMGDSEDDSVVDHSGETRAVKRLFVADNSALPNSVGGPNPTLTMQAMVTRISEHIVTRYFDGEAWVADGSPVISTDSRISRRLTELGL
- a CDS encoding PucR family transcriptional regulator, yielding MSRQPTGETPPPPVPVPQPLAITRALAERLLPRAEELGTVLRDTLLIKDERYATTDLIAAEELLRSCRDNMVRSLQSLADRIPPGVDVFDAAQITARRRADAGFPLESVLHAYRLGTEVIWAAILDEARSRAPELLDELLDSAVQVMQLIDLMSTAVADEYRTRELEAKRRDIERRQAILDGLLEGRAADPGFAAEAMRILELTSAARIAVVVIRHRASPGPPPSPGAALAAAGFRSEWRLRADREIGLVELGQATVTQLVGRLSSIVDGWVGVSQETVGLADVVTEFRMAELVLASLPAEKPGVAALTERLPQVLVAANRPIADRIRSRALGDLLSLPLDKQESLLETLGRWFANNRSTSATATEMHCHRNTVVYRLKQIEDLTGCRLDDGDDQMLLRLALLAS
- a CDS encoding MFS transporter, which encodes MNLRARIDAAAMTPYQWMVVALCVLLNCLDGFDVMAMAFTASSLTEEFALSGSELGLLLSAGLVGMAVGSLALAPVADVIGRRPLILVSVGLATLGMLLSAAAPSAILLGLARVVTGLGVGGILASTNVIASEYSSSRWRGLAIGIYTAGYGIGATLGGIAARGMLTDLGWRSVFVAGGVATGVALVLLVMLLPESVDFLVQRRPRQAVERINRILGRLGQPAVTADSLGTAPVTTARRRSGNPGVLLGSELRRSTLLIWVAFLATMFGFYFVNSWTPQLLVTSGMSEADAVTAGMMLALGGTAGSVLYGVVASRLDNRLVLIGFTVLSSLTMVVFITSTALLTVALIIGVVVGALINGCIAGLYTITPAVYGTEIRTTGMGWAIGIGRIGAILSPMLAGRLLDSSWTPVHLYIGAAVVVAVSAVALAFLRSGRAARPVPDVASA